From a region of the Trichoderma atroviride chromosome 6, complete sequence genome:
- a CDS encoding uncharacterized protein (EggNog:ENOG41~CAZy:AA7): MRASLRLLSSKAAQLFKSLDVPVLEPGQAEYDRAIATSNRLFRFSRPDCVVQPESAKHVQAIVREAASKNIDLTIKCNGHSYAGHSTAMKGVSLDLRRMRGVNLDMNSNIVTMDAGCQWGRVYETLINGRHNGHIINGGRCPTVGVSGFILGGGLGPFTRSFGMGCDTLAEATVVTADGNLVTVKESDDRNSREGKLFWALQGAGGGNFGVVVQMKLKVQKLQNLEGTVVAGRYQWLLGKDGPSQEVIDTMNKFYTTNWPNSITIDSTWACDLRQNKKEDAIRFNISFDGSRLKYERVINKYVEHEKLKTQLKRRALPEKSTRFLYETLVNQWLEETERSYPTNQSYELYSSFVFRNDDEENIKNVTSAISNLMKEFRQEFAGEEVNFLVTWIHSGGKATEKKPTDSAFFWREAVFHTYVTVEWMDKWMEKDMRFFLAKVKTALRPLSLKGEAAFVNFPDRDFPTKSFEKAYFGDNWEELRLVKEMWDKNKLFRFAQGVRLPGDPEEDPDEERDKTDRLANEQWESDRAQWKPYRSGNFESGLDYLEDLGF, translated from the coding sequence ATGCGGGCTTCCCTACGCTTGCTTAGCTCGAAGGCGGCACAGCTCTTCAAATCATTGGATGTCCCAGTCCTTGAGCCTGGACAGGCCGAGTACGACCGTGCAATCGCGACTTCGAACCGTCTATTTCGCTTCTCCAGACCCGATTGCGTGGTTCAGCCAGAATCGGCAAAGCACGTTCAGGCTATCGTTAGAGAAGCAGCGTCAAAGAATATCGATCTCACTATCAAGTGCAATGGTCACTCTTATGCGGGTCACTCCACTGCCATGAAAGGCGTCTCGCTTGACCTAAGAAGAATGAGGGGCGTCAATCTTGATATGAATTCCAATATTGTCACTATGGATGCCGGCTGCCAATGGGGTCGGGTCTATGAGACACTCATAAATGGGAGACATAACGGACACATTATAAACGGCGGACGCTGTCCTACTGTAGGAGTGAGCGGATTTATTCTCGGGGGAGGTCTTGGACCTTTTACCCGAAGCTTTGGAATGGGCTGCGATACTTTAGCCGAAGCGACGGTAGTTACAGCGGATGGGAATTTGGTGACAGTTAAGGAGAGTGACGATAGGAACTCCAGAGAGGGAAAGCTCTTTTGGGCTCTCCAGGGAGCAGGCGGCGGTAACTTTGGTGTTGTGGTCCAGATGAAGCTAAAAGTTCAGAAACTACAAAACCTTGAAGGGACGGTAGTCGCAGGTAGGTACCAATGGTTGCTAGGTAAAGATGGACCATCCCAGGAAGTCATTGACACGATGAACAAATTCTACACAACCAATTGGCCCAATAGTATCACTATCGACAGTACCTGGGCGTGTGATCTCCGccagaataaaaaagaagatgcaatTCGGTTCAACATTTCATTTGATGGCAGCAGACTTAAGTACGAGAGGGTTATCAATAAGTACGTCGAGCACGAAAAGCTCAAAACTCAACTCAAGCGAAGAGCACTACCCGAGAAATCGACGCGCTTTCTTTACGAGACTCTTGTGAATCAATGGCTGGAGGAGACTGAACGATCCTATCCAACCAATCAATCCTATGAACTTTACAGCTCCTTTGTGTTCAggaatgatgatgaagaaaatattaaaaatgTCACTAGCGCGATTAGCAACTTGATGAAAGAATTTCGACAGGAGTTTGCTGGAGAGGAAGTAAACTTCCTCGTCACCTGGATTCATTCTGGCGGCAAGgcaacagaaaagaagccaacCGACTCCGCATTTTTCTGGCGCGAAGCCGTTTTCCACACATATGTCACGGTGGAATGGATGGACAAGTGGATGGAAAAAGACATGAGATTTTTCCTGGCCAAAGTCAAGACAGCTCTGAGGCCGCTCTCTCTTAAAGGAGAGGCTGCTTTTGTCAACTTTCCCGACCGCGACTTTCCAACAAAGTCTTTCGAGAAGGCTTATTTCGGCGACAATTGGGAAGAGTTGCGCCTCGTTAAAGAAATGTGGGATAAGAATAAGTTGTTCCGATTTGCTCAGGGTGTTCGCCTGCCAGGAGACCCGGAGGAAGACCcggatgaggagagagacaagacTGACCGACTTGCAAATGAGCAATGGGAATCTGATAGGGCTCAGTGGAAGCCTTATAGATCTGGCAATTTTGAAAGTGGCCTTGATTATTTGGAGGATCTGGGATTTTGA
- a CDS encoding uncharacterized protein (EggNog:ENOG41): MSIHEDAKQGILVGNVLDSYIKNNQDILEEQNSESGLTPLAIAVTEGFPDEVEELLEKGAKADGLSRDKETPLLLAAWKAKKERARLIQLLLKKIPPSSVDSTCDVAGLKTPLMFAIENKDLESIRLLRKAKASVDIKNKEGFTAEQMARYTNNPAISLALDVNEEKAAIGLLASKVVDLLLYIVDWVKKTVKGALFMVPKANAESNEDIDKIINEGEEPTQEEFVENIGQYLENRQLLERFFKGKKDFIQNFAKKVASLEESSANDLGGKELLQKRIQVSLYQQVIYCDDSTSMKREGRWESQKELIQRITQVTTLVLPEGEGVALRFINRDVDNATNLTIEGIRDILKPMTWQPGGDTPIGTNLQSKILQPLVYEKIKNGTLERPLLIIIITDGMPEPEDSSMLVNVILECERRLQKNDYPPQTVKFMIGQIGTAKSATKFLDSLRNNQDLSRTTFVTSERLDEKFSEYKANEKNVDQWLIETLFSPFQNY; encoded by the exons ATGTCAATCCACGAGGATGCTAAACAGGGGATTTTGGTCGGAAATGTCCTTGACAGTTACATCAAGAACAACCAAGATATCCTTGAGGAGCAGAACTCTGAGTCGGGTTTGACACCACTGGCGATAGCCGTTACTGAAGGATTCCCGGACGAAGTTGAAGAACTCCTTGAAAAAGGGGCCAAGGCTGATGGCCTCTCTAGAGATAAAGAGACCCCCCTTCTCCTCGCTGCATGGAAGGCCAAAAAAGAACGGGCGCGACTCATCCAGCTACTGCTTAAAAAGATTCCTCCGAGTTCTGTTGATTCGACCTGTGATGTTGCGGGTTTGAAGACGCCATTAATGTTCGCAATTGAAAACAAAGATCTTGAATCAATTAGACTATTGCGAAAAGCCAAAGCTTCCGTGGATATAAAGAATAAAGAGGGATTcacagcagagcagatggCTAGGTATACAAATAATCCTGCCATCTCTCTTGCACTTGACGTGAACGAAGAAAAAGCAGCCATTGGATTACTCGCTTCCAAGGTTGTTGATTTATTGCTCTACATTGTTGATTGGGTGAAAAAGACTGTGAAGGGGGCTCTCTTCATGGTACCAAAAGCAAATGCGGAGTCAAACGAAGATATAGACAAA ATAATAAATGAAGGCGAAGAGCCGACGCAAGAAGAATTTGTGGAAAATATTGGCCAATATCTTGAGAACCGCCAACTCCTAGAACGTTTCTTCAAGGGGAAGAAAGACTTTATCCAGAACTTTGCTAAGAAAGTTGCGAGCCTGGAGGAAAGTTCTGCCAACGATCTCGGGGGTAAAGAGCTACTGCAAAAAAGGATCCAAGTATCCTTATACCAGCAAGTCATCTACTGTG ATGATAGCACCTCAATGAAGCGCGAAGGGCGCTGGGAAAGCCAGAAAGAACTCATCCAGCGCATCACTCAGGTGACCACCTTGGTTCTCCCAGAGGGCGAGGGTGTTGCACTGCGCTTTATTAATAGAGACGTTGACAATGCTACCAACCTGACTATTGAGGGAATTAGGGATATCCTGAAGCCCATGACCTGGCAGCCTGGCGGCGACACCCCCATTGGAACAAACCTACAGTCCAAGATTCTCCAACCGCTAGTATATGAAAAGATCAAGAACGGGACACTTGAGCGACCGCTActgattattattattactgATGGCATGCCAGAGCCTGAAGATTCGTCCATGCTTGTTAATGTCATTCTAGAATGCGAACGGCGGCTACAGAAAAACGATTACCCTCCTCAAA ctGTGAAGTTTATGATTGGTCAGATAGGGACAGCAAAGTCTGCTACAAAATTTCTAGACTCCCTTAGAAATAATCAAGACCTTTCCCGAACAACATTCGTCACTTCAG AGAGGCTAGACGAAAAGTTTTCAGAGTATAAGGCCAATGAGAAGAATGTTGATCAATGG TTGATTGAAACATTATTTTCGCCTTTCCAGAATTACTAA
- a CDS encoding uncharacterized protein (EggNog:ENOG41) encodes MATVPDLTPIQLAFTEAVRQFKSKLKNDQLYADILKTKSIDEVYDKTDALQIELGKQGRIRNLSKIRPFLEGLRSYADVIDTFIQVKPDVLALIWGPIKLLIQWTASLTQSMDAIINTAAEIGSLLPDFKLMATMFGHNEHIKDVLVLFFRDILDFYAVTLKFFASPHWRFMFEALWPSQKDRIKLIIDNIGRSTNLMRTKVSLEHIREEREHRQRASDHYESTKKSSTRQEYNIIKTDISPKSYAADLYRIRGQVCAETGSWLKQDSGFKKWLDVEDDSRKILWLCGIPGAGKTHLASVAIDYATSTKTIFAFISHTDKNNTSALSIMHSLIFQLTSEDEFLQAVLCGLSRKRLNDSLDVAVGVIQTLLNSTDPISIIVDGVDEIDSFEREKLLKNLRDITTVCKKTRLLISSRAEHDISTILSPISSTIRVDTHNTESIQIFIDNWAEHWFSARDFLPADKSEIEDLFKPLALKAKGIFHARTASGSRLLFNRDVSVRQDYAKQHRRTR; translated from the exons ATGGCGACGGTGCCTGATCTCACCCCCATCCAGCTGGCATTTACGGAAGCCGTTCGCCAGTTCAAGTCCAAGCTCAAGAACGATCAATTGTACGCTGATATTCTGAAAACAAAATCCATCGACGAGGTCTATGATAAGACGGATGCGCTTCAAATTGAGCTAGGGAAACAGGGACGAATTCGAAACCTCTCGAAGATTAGACCTTTTCTTGAAGGGCTCCGAAGCTATGCAGACGTTATCGATACCTTCATCCAAGTCAAGCCTGATGTGCTTGCGCTTATTTGGGGTCCAATCAAGTTGCTTATTCAATGGACGGCTTCACTAACCCAGTCCATGGACGCCATTATCAATACAGCAGCCGAAATCGGTAGCTTGTTGCCCGATTTCAAACTCATGGCTACAATGTTCGGCCACAATGAACACATAAAGgacgtcctcgtcctctttttTCGAGATATTCTTGATTTTTATGCTGTGACTTTGAAGTTTTTTGCCTCGCCTC ACTGGCGATTCATGTTCGAAGCCTTATGGCCATCACAAAAAGACAGAATAAAACTCATAATCGATAACATCGGGCGAAGCACAAATTTAATGAGAACTAAAGTTAGCTTAGAGCACATTCGAGAAGAGCGTGAGCACAGACAGCGTGCTTCTGATCATTATGAATCGACGAAAAAGAGTAGCACGCGCCAAGAATATAATATCATCAAGACTGATATATCTCCCAAATCATATGCCGCTGATCTGTATCGGATACGAGGCCAAGTCTGTGCCGAAACGGGAAGTTGGCTGAAGCAAGACAGTGGTTTTAAGAAGTGGCTGGATGTAGAGGATGACTCAAGAAAAATACTATGGCTTTGCGGTATCCCAGGAGCAG GGAAAACTCACCTAGCCAGTGTGGCCATCGACTACGCTACATCGACCAAGACTATATTCGCTTTCATCAGTCATACCGACAAAAACAATACTTCCGCCCTGTCAATTATGCATTCCTTAATATTTCAGTTGACTTCAGAAGATGAATTTCTTCAAGCGGTTCTTTGCGGTTTAAGTAGAAAGCGGTTAAACGATAGCcttgatgttgctgttggaGTTATTCAGACGCTACTTAACTCTACCGATCCGATTAGCATCATAGTTGACGGagttgatgagattgataGCTTCGAGCGAGAGAAACTCTTAAAGAACCTCCGTGACATAACTACGGTTTGCAAGAAGACTCGATTGTTGATAAGCAGTCGCGCTGAACACGATATCTCAACAATTCTAAGCCCAATATCATCAACGATTCGGGTGGATACACACAATACGGAAAGTATCCAAATATTCATCGATAACTGGGCGGAACATTGGTTCTCAGCTCGTGACTTTTTACCAGCAGACAAATCCGAGATTGAAGACCTCTTTAAACCGCTTGCTTTAAAAGCAAAAGGTATTTTTCACGCTCGCACTGCTAGCGGCTCTCGTTTACTGTTTAACAGGGATGTTTCTGTACGCCAAGATTATGCTAAGCAGCATAGAAGAACTAGATAA
- a CDS encoding uncharacterized protein (EggNog:ENOG41), with product MRFATSSNYFQRAWMKHMREFYAKIESKSNLIKRKCRLILGWISCSPTPLTLPELEQALVVAISGTYRVSSRLNLIRLCGPIIEVVGDHLQFVHFTVKEYIHSRHRIEYYIDPIEATLSLTICCVRYLCQDHHSPDISSEDVQIGIEMGNYRLHYYAAETWLSLIVQYLRLTPSKDISEELIAALIKLRKDRGKQEYYGHTELKEQQYPWQLQRIECHDPNLFRFLQSFAQFQQKCSMSLYSLEEDHYWDNLNPITTSTISKMLYTQFDQYQCDPQQHPDQCLIPSRSAE from the exons ATGAGATTCGCAACGAGCTCAAACTACTTCCAGAGAGCCTGGATGAAGC ATATGAGAGAGTTTTACGCAAAAATTGAGAGCAAGTCTAATCTTATTAAAAGGAAGTGTAGGCTTATTCTCGGTTGGATCAGCTGCTCACCTACCCCTCTGACATTACCAGAGTTGGAGCAGGCTCTAGTAGTGGCCATCAGTGGTACATACAGAGTTTCCTCACGACTGAACCTCATTCGCCTTTGTGGTCCCATAATTGAGGTTGTGGGCGATCACCTTCAGTTTGTACATTTCACTGTCAAAGA ATATATTCACAGTCGCCATAGGATCGAATATTACATCGACCCAATCGAAGCGACCTTGAGCCTTACAATTTGCTGCGTACGATACCTGTGCCAGGATCATCACTCTCCTGATATCAGCAGTGAAGACGTCCAGATTGGCATAGAGATGGGCAACTACAGACTGCATTATTACGCGGCAGAAACCTGGCTAAGTCTGATCGTCCAATATCTGCGCTTGACTCCATCTAAAGACATATCGGAAGAGTTGATCGCGGCCCTAATCAAGTTACGCAAAGACCGAGGCAAGCAAGAATATTATGGACACACAGAATTGAAGGAGCAGCAGTATCCATGGCAACTACAGAGGATTGAATGTCACGATCCGAACCTCTTCAGATTCCTTCAGAGTTTTGCACAATTCCAGCAGAAATGCTCAATGTCCCTCTACAGTCTCGAAGAAG ACCATTATTGGGACAATCTAAATCCCATTACTACATCAACTATTTCAAAGATGCTGTACACACAATTTGACCAATATCAGTGTGacccgcagcagcatcctgATCAATGCTT AATCCCAAGCCGATCAGCCGAGTAA
- a CDS encoding uncharacterized protein (EggNog:ENOG41) → MKQFNSDPKCTVMLATTGSAGEGVDFTAANNVHLLEPHWNPMIEAQALDRVHRIGQSREVLITRYMTKDTIETYVQWIQREKLKLIQQSLGSKEFFQADVDDERWKPSNIP, encoded by the exons ATGAAACAGTTTAATTCCGATCCTAAATGCACTGTGATGCTTGCCACTACTGGTAGTGCTGGTGAAGG GGTCGACTTCACTGCTGCCAACAACGTACACTTGCTAGAGCCGCACTGGAATCCGATGATAGAGGCTCAGGCCCTTGACCGTGTTCATAGGATAGGACAGTCGCGAGAAGTTCTTATAACCAGATATATGACAAAAGATACGATAGAAACG TATGTGCAATGGATACAACGAGAAAAGCTTAAGCTGATTCAGCAGTCACTGGGCTCAAAAGAATTTTTTCAAGCAGACGTTGATGACGAGCGATGGAAG CCTAGTAATATACCTTAG